A single genomic interval of Aedes aegypti strain LVP_AGWG chromosome 1, AaegL5.0 Primary Assembly, whole genome shotgun sequence harbors:
- the LOC5569268 gene encoding ATP-dependent RNA helicase SUV3 homolog, mitochondrial — protein sequence MIKFCQRLSLRSLTRFQGRSTRAVVPLWISSRGKKDDSGRLFTPVPIRPSPDDINVGAELTGGTLDKAEMLKVILKFSNRKEIKFLCLENGIDSNLQQQAFTSFRKYCLETDALPADLHVVLSDILQGAGHVDDIFPYFLRHVKQIFPHLECMDDLKKISDLRQPANWYPSARAINRRIIFHSGPTNSGKTYHAMERFMSAKSGVYCGPLKLLASEVYNKSNQRGTPCDLVTGEERKFADPNGNASKHVACTVEMTSITTPYEVAVIDEIQLLKDVGRGWAWTRALLGLMAEEIHVCGEPGTLDLLQKICDTTNEELEVRNYKRLTALHIEDQALQTLDNVRPGDCIVCFSKNDIYSVSREIEARGREVAVIYGGLPPGTKLAQAAKFNDPENSCKVLVATDAIGMGLNLSIRRVIFYSIIKPSVNQKGEKEMDTISVSQALQIAGRAGRYGMKWDEGYVTTYKPEDLPTLKNILGQTPDPLTQAGLHPTADMIELYAYHLPNATLSNLMEIFVSLSTVDDSLYFMCNTEDFKFLAETIQHVPLPLRARYIFCCAPINRQMPFVCSMFLKYARRYSKNEPVTFDWLCNQCGWPFQLPRTIIDLVHLEAVFDVLDLYLWLSYRFPDLFPDEKLVRDIQKELDDIIQQGVFQITKLLKNSETAVSTNTPDEDSFVMRQKKSKYYRENAPRGKLTERLLAQGLLTPAMLQELKAEWDQQTKTRGNSGSDDDDDDPSGKKSRRKTRKFK from the exons atgataaaattctGCCAGCGCTTATCGCTTCGAAGCTTGACTCGGTTTCAAGGTCGCTCAACCCGAGCAGTTGTTCCGTTGTGGATTTCTTCGCGCGGCAAAAAAGATGACAGTGGCCGGTTGTTTACTCCGGTACCAATTCGGCCCAGTCCGGATGATATTAATGTGGGAGCCGAGCTGACCGGCGGCACGTTGGACAAGGCTGAAATGCTGAAAGTCATCTTGAAGTTTAGCAATCGTAAGGAAATCAAATTCTTGTGCCTGGAGAATGGAATTGACTCGAATCTGCAGCAGCAAGCCTTTACTAGCTTCCGCAAGTATTGCTTGGAGACGGATGCACTTCCGGCGGATTTGCATGTGGTGCTAAGCGATATTCTACAGGGCGCGGGGCATGTTGATGATATTTTCCCATACTTTCTTCGGCATGTCAAGCAAATATTCCCACATTTGGAATGCATGGACGATTTGAAGAAGATCTCGGATCTCCGGCAGCCGGCCAATTGGTACCCAAGTGCAAGGGCAATCAATAGACGTATTATCTTTCATTCCGGCCCAACAAATTCCGGGAAGACCTACCACGCGATGGAACGATTCATGTCGGCTAAATCCGGGGTTTACTGTGGACCGTTGAAGCTGCTGGCCAGTGAGGTCTACAATAAAAGCAATCAAAGGGGAACGCCTTGTGATTTGGTGACTGGGGAGGAACGAAAGTTTGCCGATCCCAATGGAAATGCTTCGAAGCATGTCGCTTGTACGGTGGAGATGACTTCGATTACCACACCTT aTGAAGTTGCCGTAATCGATGAGATTCAACTGCTGAAAGACGTTGGTCGAGGATGGGCATGGACGCGCGCTCTTTTGGGGCTCATGGCCGAGGAAATTCATGTCTGTGGTGAACCGGGTACGCTTGATCTGCTGCAGAAGATTTGTGATACCACCAATGAAGAGCTGGAAGTTCGAAATTACAAAAGATTAACAGCGTTGCACATAGAGGATCAAGCCCTCCAGACATTGGACAATGTTCGGCCTGGAGACTGTATCGTGTGCTTCAGTAAAAATGATATCTACTCGGTGTCTAGGGAAATTGAAGCCCGAGGTCGGGAAGTAGCGGTTATTTACGGTGGATTACCTCCTGGAACGAAACTCGCGCAGGCTGCGAAGTTCAACGATCCGGAAAACAGCTGCAAGGTTTTGGTGGCAACGGATGCCATCGGAATGGGTCTAAATTTAAGCATTAGGAGAGTAATATTCTACTCAATCATCAAACCCAGTGTAAATCAAAAAGGAGAAAAAGAAATGGACACTATTTCCGTCTCACAAGCGCTGCAAATTGCCGGTAGAGCTGGTCGGTATGGTATGAAGTGGGACGAAGGTTACGTCACAACGTACAAACCGGAGGATCTTCCCACGTTGAAAAACATTCTTGGCCAAACACCTGACCCTCTGACACAAGCTGGTCTCCATCCCACAGCAGATATGATTGAACTTTACGCTTATCATCTTCCAAACGCCACCCTCAGTAATCTGATGGAGATTTTCGTTTCGCTAAGCACAGTTGACGATTCCTTGTACTTCATGTGCAATACGgaagatttcaaatttttagcTGAAACCATCCAACACGTTCCACTTCCGCTTCGAGCTCGATATATTTTCTGTTGTGCGCCGATTAATCGCCAAATGCCATTCGTCTGTTCAATGTTCCTCAAATACGCCAGACGCTACAGCAAAAACGAACCAGTGACCTTCGATTGGCTCTGTAATCAGTGTGGATGGCCATTCCAACTGCCTCGCACAATTATCGACCTTGTCCACTTGGAAGCCGTCTTCGACGTGCTGGACCTCTATCTCTGGTTGAGCTATCGTTTCCCGGACTTATTCCCCGATGAAAAACTAGTCCGTGACATCCAGAAAGAACTGGACGACATCATTCAGCAGGGTGTGTTCCAAATCACTAAACTGTTGAAAAATTCCGAAACGGCCGTTTCAACCAACACTCCCGATGAGGATTCCTTCGTGATGCGACAGAAAAAGAGCAAGTACTATCGGGAGAATGCGCCGCGGGGGAAACTCACCGAGCGGCTGTTGGCTCAAGGTTTGCTCACGCCGGCGATGCTACAGGAACTGAAAGCAGAGTGGGATCAGCAGACGAAGACCAGAGGTAACAGTggaagtgacgatgacgatgatgatccGTCGGGTAAAAAAAGTCGTAGAAAGAcgagaaaattcaagtaa